The sequence below is a genomic window from Desulfobacterales bacterium.
TAAAGAAACAGACTTCCGCTCGCTGCGGGGGGGTTCGTGGAACGACGATCGGGACTGCGCCCGTTGTGCGTTCCGCATCAGGGTCAACCCGGACTTACGGAGCCTCATTAGTTTCGGATTTCGTTGCGTCAGGACTTTAAAATAACCCTCTGGCCTTTTACACTTTTACCCTTTAAAAAATCGCGCAGCGATTTTTTATGTTAAAAATGAGGGATAGTTTCCGGTTTA
It includes:
- a CDS encoding SUMF1/EgtB/PvdO family nonheme iron enzyme, producing NQTTTVGSYPRGKTKIDLFDLGGNVWEWCFDWYGEDYYKKSEKQDPVNLKETDFRSLRGGSWNDDRDCARCAFRIRVNPDLRSLISFGFRCVRTLK